Proteins found in one Streptomyces sp. CB09001 genomic segment:
- the ruvA gene encoding Holliday junction branch migration protein RuvA, whose amino-acid sequence MIAFVSGTVAALAPDAAVVEVGGVGMAVQCTPNTLSTLRLGKPARLATSLVVREDSLTLYGFADDDERQIFELLQTASGVGPRLAQAMLAVHQPDALRRAVSTGDEKALTAVPGIGKKGAQKLLLELKDRLGEPIGAPAVGAPVSSGWRDQLHAALIGLGYATREADEAVSAVAPQAEAAGGAPQVGQLLKAALQTLNRAR is encoded by the coding sequence ATGATCGCCTTCGTCAGCGGCACCGTCGCCGCCCTCGCACCCGACGCCGCGGTGGTCGAGGTCGGCGGCGTCGGCATGGCCGTCCAGTGCACGCCCAACACCCTCTCCACGCTCCGGCTCGGCAAGCCGGCCAGGCTCGCCACCTCCCTCGTCGTGCGGGAGGACTCACTCACCCTCTACGGCTTCGCCGACGACGACGAGCGCCAGATCTTCGAGCTGCTCCAGACCGCCAGCGGCGTCGGCCCCCGCCTCGCCCAGGCCATGCTCGCCGTGCACCAGCCCGACGCCCTGCGCAGAGCGGTCTCCACCGGCGACGAGAAGGCGCTCACCGCCGTTCCCGGCATCGGCAAGAAGGGAGCGCAGAAGCTGCTCCTGGAACTGAAGGACCGGCTCGGCGAGCCCATCGGCGCCCCCGCCGTCGGCGCCCCGGTCAGCAGCGGCTGGCGCGACCAGCTGCACGCCGCCCTGATCGGCCTCGGGTACGCGACCCGCGAGGCCGACGAAGCCGTCTCCGCCGTGGCGCCGCAGGCCGAGGCCGCCGGGGGCGCGCCGCAGGTGGGCCAGTTGCTCAAGGCCGCCCTGCAGACGCTGAACCGCGCCCGCTGA
- the yajC gene encoding preprotein translocase subunit YajC, translating into MSLVTLLPFIVLIGAMFLMTRSAKKKQQQAANMRNEMQPGTGVRTIGGMYATVKEVNDDTVLLDAGPGVELLFAKNSIGAVLTDDEYNRIVHGIEHDLKSDADVVPDDASSLTETDAPADDASDDKSVDLGKKAEPADETADEPTADAAPAEAKTDEQAKKSDGGSEAK; encoded by the coding sequence GTGAGTCTCGTGACCCTCCTCCCGTTCATCGTGCTCATCGGGGCCATGTTCCTGATGACCCGGTCGGCGAAGAAGAAGCAGCAGCAGGCCGCCAACATGCGGAACGAGATGCAGCCCGGAACCGGTGTCCGCACCATCGGGGGCATGTACGCCACGGTCAAGGAGGTCAACGACGACACGGTCCTCCTCGACGCCGGCCCGGGCGTCGAGCTGCTCTTCGCCAAGAACTCCATCGGTGCCGTCCTCACCGACGACGAGTACAACCGCATCGTCCACGGCATCGAGCACGACCTGAAGTCCGACGCGGACGTCGTCCCCGACGACGCCTCCTCCCTCACCGAGACCGACGCCCCCGCCGACGACGCTTCCGACGACAAGTCCGTCGACCTCGGCAAGAAGGCCGAGCCCGCCGACGAGACGGCCGACGAGCCGACGGCCGACGCCGCGCCCGCCGAGGCGAAGACGGACGAGCAGGCGAAGAAGTCCGACGGCGGTTCCGAGGCGAAGTAA
- the ruvB gene encoding Holliday junction branch migration DNA helicase RuvB, which produces MNWDDTTDAEAAAERLVGAAADGEDQAVEAALRPQDLGEFIGQEKVREQLDLVLRAARARGATADHVLLSGAPGLGKTTLSMIIAAEMEAPIRITSGPAIQHAGDLAAILSSLQEGEVLFLDEIHRMSRPAEEMLYMAMEDFRVDVIVGKGPGATAIPLELPPFTLVGATTRAGLLPPPLRDRFGFTAHMEFYGPAELERVIHRSAGLLDVEIDTTGAAEIAGRSRGTPRIANRLLRRVRDYAQVKADGLITQEIAAAALAVYEVDARGLDRLDRGVLEALLKLFGGGPVGLSTLAVAVGEERETVEEVAEPFLVREGLLARTPRGRVATPAAWAHLGLTPPRSQSSGNGQQDLFGA; this is translated from the coding sequence GTGAACTGGGACGACACGACCGACGCGGAGGCCGCCGCCGAGCGGCTGGTGGGCGCTGCCGCCGACGGCGAGGACCAGGCCGTGGAGGCAGCCCTGCGCCCACAGGACCTGGGCGAGTTCATCGGCCAGGAGAAGGTCCGCGAGCAGCTCGACCTGGTGCTGCGGGCCGCACGCGCGCGGGGGGCGACCGCCGACCACGTACTCCTCTCCGGCGCCCCGGGCCTGGGCAAGACCACCCTCTCGATGATCATCGCGGCCGAGATGGAAGCCCCGATCCGCATCACCTCGGGCCCCGCCATCCAGCACGCCGGTGACCTCGCGGCGATCCTCTCCTCCCTCCAGGAGGGCGAGGTCCTCTTCCTCGACGAGATCCACCGCATGTCGCGGCCCGCCGAGGAGATGCTCTACATGGCGATGGAGGACTTCCGCGTCGACGTCATCGTCGGCAAGGGCCCCGGCGCCACCGCCATCCCGCTGGAGCTGCCCCCGTTCACCCTGGTCGGCGCCACCACGCGCGCCGGGCTGCTGCCGCCGCCGCTGCGCGACCGCTTCGGCTTCACCGCCCACATGGAGTTCTACGGACCGGCGGAACTGGAGCGCGTGATCCACCGTTCCGCCGGCCTGCTCGACGTCGAGATCGACACCACCGGCGCCGCCGAGATCGCCGGCCGCTCCCGCGGCACCCCCCGCATCGCCAACCGCCTGCTGCGCCGGGTCCGCGACTACGCCCAGGTCAAGGCCGACGGCCTGATCACCCAGGAGATCGCCGCGGCCGCCCTCGCCGTGTACGAGGTCGACGCCCGGGGCCTGGACCGCCTCGACCGGGGGGTGCTGGAGGCGCTCCTCAAGCTGTTCGGCGGCGGACCGGTCGGCCTGTCCACGCTCGCCGTCGCCGTGGGGGAGGAGCGTGAGACAGTGGAAGAGGTCGCCGAACCCTTCCTCGTACGGGAGGGTCTGCTCGCCCGCACCCCACGCGGGCGGGTGGCCACTCCGGCCGCGTGGGCGCACCTCGGCCTCACCCCGCCGCGTTCGCAGAGTTCAGGAAACGGACAACAGGACTTGTTCGGGGCGTGA
- the secF gene encoding protein translocase subunit SecF, with protein sequence MSKLGTLGARLHHGEVGYDFVKNRKIWYGISILITITAIVGLAVRGLHMGIEFQGGAVFTTPKNMSASVAQTETWAEEASGHDAIVQKLGDGSLRIQIAGTDTQQSDQIKEDLSKNLDVSAEKINADLVGPSWGDQIANKAWQGLGIFMVLVVIYLAIAFEWRMALAAFVALIHDITITVGIYALVGFEVTPGTVIGLLTILGYSLYDTVVVFDSLKEQTRDITKQTRWTYAEIANRSINSTLVRSINTTVVALLPVGGLLFIGGGVLGAGMLNDISLSLFVGLAAGAYSSIFIATPLVADLKEAEPQMKALKKRVLAKRAQAAAKGESPESAADEEAYAADEPDDAAPAVVGPRNQPASRGRGRGRPSGKRR encoded by the coding sequence ATGTCGAAGCTCGGCACACTCGGCGCCCGACTGCACCACGGCGAGGTCGGCTACGACTTCGTCAAGAACCGCAAGATCTGGTACGGCATCTCGATCCTCATCACCATCACGGCCATCGTCGGCCTGGCGGTGCGCGGCCTGCACATGGGCATCGAGTTCCAGGGCGGCGCGGTCTTCACCACCCCGAAGAACATGAGCGCCTCGGTCGCCCAGACCGAGACCTGGGCGGAGGAGGCCTCCGGCCACGACGCCATCGTCCAGAAGCTCGGCGACGGCAGCCTCCGCATCCAGATCGCGGGCACCGACACCCAGCAGTCGGACCAGATCAAGGAGGACCTCTCCAAGAACCTGGACGTCTCCGCGGAGAAGATCAACGCCGACCTGGTCGGCCCCAGCTGGGGTGACCAGATCGCGAACAAGGCCTGGCAGGGCCTCGGGATCTTCATGGTCCTCGTGGTGATCTACCTGGCGATCGCCTTCGAGTGGCGGATGGCGCTCGCCGCCTTCGTCGCGCTGATCCACGACATCACCATCACCGTGGGCATCTACGCCCTGGTCGGCTTCGAGGTCACCCCAGGCACGGTGATCGGTCTGCTGACGATCCTCGGTTACTCGCTCTACGACACGGTCGTCGTCTTCGACAGCCTCAAGGAGCAGACCCGGGACATCACCAAACAGACCCGCTGGACCTACGCGGAGATCGCCAACCGCTCGATCAACAGCACCCTGGTCCGCTCCATCAACACCACGGTGGTCGCGCTGCTGCCGGTGGGCGGTCTGCTGTTCATCGGCGGCGGTGTCCTCGGCGCCGGCATGCTCAACGACATCTCGCTGTCGCTGTTCGTCGGTCTCGCCGCGGGCGCCTACTCGTCGATCTTCATCGCCACGCCGCTCGTCGCCGACCTCAAGGAGGCCGAGCCGCAGATGAAGGCCCTCAAGAAGCGGGTCCTCGCCAAGCGTGCCCAGGCGGCCGCCAAGGGCGAGAGCCCGGAGTCCGCGGCCGACGAGGAGGCGTACGCCGCCGACGAGCCGGACGACGCCGCACCCGCGGTCGTCGGCCCCCGCAACCAGCCCGCGTCCCGTGGCAGGGGCCGCGGCCGACCCTCGGGGAAGCGCCGATGA
- the secD gene encoding protein translocase subunit SecD, with product MVAPKKGKNASAQSKPGRSLALILIAIVALTGGMFASGHTTPRLGIDLAGGTSITLRAVPEAGQESAINKTNMDTAVEIMNRRVNGLGVSEAEVQTQGDRNIIVNIPKGTNSKEARQQVGTTAKLYFRPVLATELSGANATGTPSASEAGGATDKATDKATDKATDGDKATDGDKATDGDKAGGTPSDSASASATSQGRAASDALKADPSPSATSSDGASPSPSASASGDDATAKLQQQYAALDCTDKNARAKAGDGAKPGDATVACGQNSQGQWQKYILGPAAVDGTEVDEAEAVYNTQTAAGWTVTMKFTDKGSKKFADITGKLAQNQSPQNQFAIVLDNEVVSDPYVSQALTGGNAEISGSFDQEEAQSLANMLSYGALPLTFKEDSVTTVTAALGGEQLKAGLIAGAIGLALVVLYLLFYYRGLSFIAVCSLLVSAGLTYVIMALLGPTIGFALNLPAVCGAIVAIGITADSFIVYFERVRDEIREGRTLRPAVERAWPRARRTILVSDFVSFLAAAVLFIVTVGKVQGFAFTLGLTTLLDVVVVFLFTKPLLTLMARRKFFASGHKWSGLDPKALGAKPPLRRTRRPSRPAAGPVDPKEA from the coding sequence GTGGTAGCACCTAAAAAGGGAAAGAATGCGAGCGCTCAGAGTAAGCCCGGGCGCTCGCTGGCCCTGATTCTGATCGCCATCGTGGCGCTCACCGGGGGCATGTTCGCCTCCGGGCACACGACTCCGCGTCTCGGCATCGACCTGGCGGGCGGTACGAGCATCACGCTCCGGGCCGTGCCGGAGGCGGGCCAGGAGTCCGCGATCAACAAGACCAACATGGACACCGCGGTCGAGATCATGAACCGCCGGGTCAATGGTCTGGGTGTTTCCGAGGCCGAGGTCCAGACCCAGGGCGACCGGAACATCATCGTCAACATCCCCAAGGGGACGAACTCGAAGGAAGCCCGGCAGCAGGTCGGCACCACCGCCAAGCTGTACTTCCGCCCGGTCCTCGCCACCGAACTCTCCGGCGCCAACGCGACCGGCACCCCCTCGGCGAGCGAGGCCGGCGGCGCCACGGACAAGGCGACCGACAAGGCGACCGACAAGGCCACCGACGGTGACAAGGCCACCGACGGTGACAAGGCCACCGACGGCGACAAGGCCGGCGGCACGCCGTCCGACTCCGCCTCGGCGAGCGCCACCTCCCAGGGCCGCGCCGCCAGCGACGCCCTGAAGGCCGACCCCAGCCCGTCCGCGACGAGCTCCGACGGAGCCTCCCCGTCCCCGAGCGCCAGCGCCTCCGGCGACGACGCCACCGCCAAGCTGCAGCAGCAGTACGCGGCCCTGGACTGCACCGACAAGAACGCCCGCGCCAAGGCCGGTGACGGTGCCAAGCCGGGCGACGCGACGGTGGCCTGCGGCCAGAACTCGCAGGGCCAGTGGCAGAAGTACATCCTCGGCCCCGCCGCGGTCGACGGCACCGAGGTCGACGAGGCCGAGGCCGTCTACAACACGCAGACCGCCGCCGGCTGGACCGTGACGATGAAGTTCACGGACAAGGGCAGCAAGAAGTTCGCGGACATCACCGGCAAGCTGGCGCAGAACCAGTCCCCGCAGAACCAGTTCGCCATCGTCCTGGACAACGAGGTCGTCTCCGACCCGTACGTCAGCCAGGCGCTCACCGGCGGCAACGCGGAGATCTCCGGCAGCTTCGACCAGGAGGAGGCCCAGAGCCTCGCCAACATGCTGTCCTACGGCGCGCTGCCGCTGACCTTCAAGGAGGACAGCGTCACCACCGTCACCGCCGCGCTCGGCGGTGAGCAGCTCAAGGCCGGTCTGATCGCGGGCGCCATCGGTCTCGCCCTGGTCGTCCTCTACCTGCTGTTCTACTACCGCGGGCTGTCGTTCATCGCCGTCTGCTCGCTGCTGGTCTCGGCCGGCCTCACGTACGTGATCATGGCGCTGCTCGGCCCGACCATCGGCTTCGCGCTGAACCTGCCGGCCGTGTGCGGTGCCATCGTCGCCATCGGCATCACGGCGGACTCGTTCATCGTGTACTTCGAACGCGTCCGCGACGAGATCCGGGAGGGCCGCACGCTGCGTCCCGCCGTCGAGCGGGCCTGGCCGCGCGCCCGGCGCACCATCCTCGTCTCCGACTTCGTGTCCTTCCTCGCCGCCGCGGTGCTCTTCATCGTCACCGTCGGCAAGGTGCAGGGCTTCGCGTTCACGCTCGGTCTGACGACCCTGCTCGACGTGGTGGTGGTGTTCCTCTTCACCAAGCCGCTGCTGACGCTGATGGCGCGGCGCAAGTTCTTCGCGAGCGGTCACAAGTGGTCCGGCCTCGACCCCAAGGCCCTGGGTGCCAAGCCGCCGCTGCGCCGCACCCGCCGTCCGTCCCGTCCTGCCGCCGGCCCTGTCGACCCGAAGGAGGCGTGA